From Streptomyces durmitorensis, a single genomic window includes:
- a CDS encoding NUDIX hydrolase yields the protein MSDGNGFQGTGRTPGQSPGRTGSPAEHAPGGPAGHAPGSPGGHLTGSPGAHQTGSPNGYARLSTEGLPAWLDPVARAAETVRPTQLSRFLPPESGAGRQSAVLILFGEGDRGPELLLMERSGSLRSHAGQPSFPGGSLDPEDGDPLADGPLRAALREAEEETGLDPRGVQLFGVLPKLFIPVSDFVVTPVLGWWRSPTPVGVVDPAETARVFTVPVSDLTDPANRATTVHPSGHQGPAFLVESALVWGFTAGVIDRILHFAGWERPWDRTKQVPLDWRA from the coding sequence ATGAGTGATGGGAACGGCTTCCAAGGAACCGGCCGGACACCCGGCCAGAGCCCCGGCCGCACAGGCAGCCCCGCCGAGCACGCGCCGGGCGGCCCCGCAGGCCACGCGCCAGGCAGCCCCGGCGGCCACCTGACGGGCAGTCCGGGCGCGCACCAGACGGGCAGCCCGAACGGATACGCGCGCCTCAGCACCGAGGGCCTCCCCGCCTGGCTGGATCCCGTCGCCCGCGCCGCCGAGACCGTCCGGCCGACCCAGCTCAGCCGCTTCCTGCCCCCGGAGAGCGGCGCCGGGCGCCAGTCCGCCGTGCTGATCCTCTTCGGAGAGGGCGACCGCGGCCCCGAGCTGCTCCTGATGGAGCGTTCGGGCAGCCTGCGCTCGCACGCGGGCCAGCCCTCCTTCCCCGGCGGCTCCCTCGACCCCGAGGACGGCGATCCGCTCGCCGACGGCCCCCTGCGCGCCGCCCTGCGCGAGGCCGAGGAGGAGACCGGGCTCGATCCCCGGGGCGTCCAGCTCTTCGGCGTGCTGCCCAAGCTCTTCATCCCGGTGAGCGACTTCGTGGTGACCCCGGTGCTCGGCTGGTGGCGCTCGCCCACCCCCGTCGGCGTCGTCGACCCGGCCGAGACCGCCCGCGTCTTCACCGTCCCCGTGTCTGATCTCACGGATCCCGCCAACCGCGCGACGACGGTTCATCCGAGCGGCCACCAAGGCCCGGCCTTCCTCGTCGAATCCGCTCTGGTCTGGGGTTTTACGGCCGGAGTGATCGACAGAATCCTGCACTTCGCAGGCTGGGAGCGCCCCTGGGACCGCACCAAGCAGGTGCCGCTCGACTGGCGCGCATGA